The following are from one region of the Rosistilla carotiformis genome:
- the cmk gene encoding (d)CMP kinase translates to MVITIDGPAGAGKSSVARKLAQRLGFHFLDTGAMYRTVTHVAMQQGLDLQDVTAVESLAAALEIRLEHDRVWANGCDVSISIRTPEVTRNIRHVADIASVRQILNRKQRTLVVRNDYVTEGRDQGTEVFPDAICKIFLTASPEERARRRQRQLLANGQAIAIEQLLEEQNLRDDQDQNRDVGRLFAAEDAITVSTDGMDESQVVAHLESLVRTKLPSDG, encoded by the coding sequence ATGGTAATTACGATTGACGGCCCTGCGGGAGCGGGTAAGAGCAGCGTTGCCCGAAAATTAGCGCAACGGCTCGGCTTCCACTTCCTCGATACCGGCGCGATGTATCGCACCGTTACCCACGTCGCGATGCAGCAGGGGCTCGATCTGCAAGACGTCACTGCAGTTGAAAGTCTCGCCGCCGCTTTGGAGATTCGGCTGGAACACGATCGGGTCTGGGCCAACGGCTGCGACGTCAGTATTTCCATTCGCACGCCCGAGGTCACACGCAACATTCGCCACGTTGCCGACATCGCCTCGGTCCGTCAAATCCTGAACCGTAAGCAGCGCACGCTGGTTGTTCGCAACGATTACGTGACCGAAGGACGCGACCAGGGGACCGAAGTGTTTCCCGACGCCATCTGCAAGATCTTCTTGACGGCATCTCCAGAGGAACGGGCGCGGCGACGCCAACGCCAGTTGCTGGCCAACGGACAAGCGATCGCCATCGAGCAATTGTTGGAAGAGCAAAACCTTCGCGACGATCAGGATCAGAATCGTGACGTCGGCCGGCTGTTTGCCGCGGAAGACGCGATCACCGTCAGCACCGATGGAATGGACGAATCGCAAGTCGTAGCACACTTAGAATCGTTGGTGCGGACCAAGCTTCCCAGTGACGGGTAG
- a CDS encoding transglutaminase TgpA family protein yields the protein MKTETLLKIHFVALTILGGCLLGGVSGTESLATIALAAGLFSLVFVDWLALVYLPPSIAYLLMGIASVYCVGGFWSGVDERQISAVARLLVLVQAVLHLQKKSRRVFEQLSVFALLELIVAAVLNDALYFGMLLIPFSIVGLSAMVQLQAYISQSLTSTPSRGGRIDPDPEPGAVDAQEVSVSPIGLFVLGPAVLAFAASFFYALPRSSGSGLQTSSFGPGTTGYSDTVRFEQMGKLLQNPQKVMRLELRNKETEHPYTMRQPIYLRGQVLDGYTWNSIDNVGAWGTVRRRDYVGNQHLPREYIEEDAARRSKYDRVEATLRIEPSSVTTIFAIPPYYESESHDSIRHWPRHWLIKRSGSEERHSRLEYSFLTHAFHRGLQSPWLRYVDLTSERHYPNTIGAWERQMLLEIDRERLPNLVETADRVASDVRTNSSKTIDIALGLETFLGQNPDFKYSLDLRDQRPANVDPMDYFVSTQKSGHCQFYAGALALMLRSQGIPARLIVGYKTDEYNNYGEYYIVRQLHAHAWVEAYFERHQLPAEVDLYGQAPGGGVWMRLDATPAVADELATGGVSHMMDFAQILWDDYVLDMSNRRQQGTLQDLGQGVGEISAYTVYLEKIDQWIQRLKAGELGEGSIAIHEFFSWRVTVVSVFVCLGAVLVWRNTYRASQLFAYRRATGDTAAASGVAFFDRMCLLLSRIGLYRKRFQTPREFARVAQTQLSCDDHQAADLHCVVTRLYEQRFGSSQCLDADQQQELDQALHRIESMLQQTPR from the coding sequence ATGAAGACTGAAACGCTGCTGAAGATCCATTTCGTCGCCCTGACCATTTTGGGAGGTTGTCTGCTGGGCGGGGTCTCGGGAACCGAAAGCTTGGCGACCATCGCGTTGGCGGCTGGGCTCTTCTCGTTGGTGTTTGTCGATTGGTTGGCGCTCGTCTACCTGCCTCCTTCGATTGCCTATCTCTTGATGGGCATCGCCAGTGTCTATTGCGTTGGAGGATTCTGGAGCGGCGTGGACGAGCGGCAAATTTCTGCGGTCGCGCGGCTGTTGGTGCTGGTTCAAGCGGTGCTGCACTTGCAGAAAAAGAGCCGCCGCGTTTTTGAACAGCTGAGCGTCTTCGCGCTGCTGGAACTGATCGTGGCCGCCGTCCTGAACGACGCGCTCTATTTTGGGATGCTTTTGATTCCCTTTTCGATCGTTGGGCTCAGCGCGATGGTCCAGCTGCAAGCTTACATTTCACAGTCCTTGACCAGCACTCCCAGTCGCGGCGGGCGGATCGATCCCGATCCCGAACCGGGCGCGGTCGACGCGCAGGAGGTCTCCGTGTCACCGATCGGCCTATTCGTTTTAGGGCCCGCGGTGTTGGCGTTTGCGGCGTCGTTCTTTTACGCGCTACCACGTTCCAGCGGTAGCGGCCTGCAGACTTCGTCGTTTGGCCCGGGGACGACAGGCTACAGCGACACCGTCCGGTTTGAGCAGATGGGAAAGCTGCTGCAGAACCCGCAAAAAGTGATGCGGCTTGAGTTGCGAAATAAGGAAACCGAGCATCCCTACACGATGCGGCAACCCATTTACCTGCGCGGGCAAGTGCTCGATGGGTACACCTGGAATTCGATCGACAATGTGGGGGCGTGGGGAACGGTGCGGCGCCGCGACTACGTTGGCAATCAACATCTACCTCGCGAGTACATTGAAGAGGACGCCGCCCGCCGGTCGAAATATGACCGGGTCGAAGCAACACTTCGGATCGAACCCTCCAGCGTGACAACGATCTTCGCGATCCCACCCTATTACGAATCGGAATCGCACGATTCGATTCGCCATTGGCCGCGTCATTGGTTGATCAAACGTAGTGGCAGTGAAGAGCGACACAGTCGGTTGGAATATTCGTTCCTGACCCATGCGTTTCACCGTGGGCTGCAATCGCCCTGGCTGCGGTATGTCGATCTGACCAGCGAACGCCATTACCCCAACACGATCGGTGCGTGGGAGCGGCAGATGCTGCTGGAAATCGATCGCGAGCGTCTCCCCAATTTGGTGGAGACTGCCGACCGAGTCGCTTCGGACGTGCGAACCAATTCAAGCAAGACGATCGATATTGCGTTGGGACTCGAAACGTTTTTGGGTCAAAATCCTGACTTCAAGTATTCGCTAGACCTTCGCGACCAGCGGCCCGCCAACGTCGATCCCATGGATTATTTTGTGTCGACTCAAAAGAGTGGGCATTGCCAATTCTACGCGGGTGCACTGGCGTTGATGCTTCGCAGCCAAGGCATTCCGGCGCGCTTGATCGTTGGCTACAAAACCGATGAATACAACAACTATGGCGAGTACTACATCGTTCGCCAATTGCACGCACACGCTTGGGTGGAGGCTTATTTCGAAAGGCATCAATTGCCCGCCGAGGTCGATCTCTACGGGCAGGCTCCGGGAGGAGGCGTTTGGATGCGTCTGGACGCAACACCCGCGGTCGCCGACGAACTGGCAACCGGCGGGGTGTCGCACATGATGGATTTCGCGCAAATCCTATGGGACGATTACGTGCTGGATATGAGCAATCGTCGGCAGCAGGGGACTCTGCAAGACCTGGGCCAAGGCGTTGGAGAGATCTCCGCGTACACGGTGTATCTGGAGAAGATCGACCAATGGATCCAGCGGCTCAAAGCAGGGGAACTAGGGGAGGGTTCGATCGCGATCCATGAGTTTTTCTCATGGCGGGTGACCGTGGTCAGTGTGTTCGTCTGCCTCGGAGCGGTCTTGGTGTGGCGGAATACCTACCGCGCGTCGCAGTTGTTCGCGTATCGCAGGGCGACCGGCGATACTGCAGCCGCATCCGGAGTCGCCTTCTTTGACCGAATGTGTTTACTGCTGTCGCGGATTGGCCTGTATCGCAAGCGATTCCAGACACCGCGTGAATTTGCCCGCGTTGCCCAAACCCAGCTAAGTTGCGATGATCATCAGGCTGCGGATCTCCATTGCGTCGTGACCCGGCTGTACGAACAGCGTTTCGGGTCTTCGCAATGCCTCGATGCCGACCAGCAGCAAGAACTCGATCAGGCGTTGCATCGAATTGAATCGATGCTTCAGCAAACGCCTCGATAA
- a CDS encoding pyridoxine 5'-phosphate synthase: MALRKKCVGCKHRLGDETVVVELGVNIDHVATVRQARRTYEPDPVAAAYLAELGGADGITFHLREDRRHIQDRDVRILKETISVHVNMEFGCVPEIVDIACDVKPDWALLVPESREEVTTEGGLNVAGDSARAVAAIKQLHDAGIPVSLFLDPDLRQIESAAALGVGAVELHTGPYALAKGEAAERELERLKLCGKAVVDAGMRLHAGHGLTYKNVHPVAAIANVHELNIGHSIIARAVMVGIQKAVADMKHEIEVATRATSR, encoded by the coding sequence ATGGCATTGCGGAAGAAATGCGTTGGTTGCAAGCACAGATTGGGAGATGAGACGGTCGTGGTAGAATTAGGCGTAAACATCGATCACGTGGCGACCGTGCGACAAGCACGGAGAACCTATGAGCCCGATCCCGTGGCGGCTGCCTACCTGGCGGAACTTGGCGGGGCCGATGGGATCACGTTTCATCTGCGCGAAGACCGCCGGCACATCCAGGATCGCGACGTGCGAATCCTGAAAGAGACGATCTCGGTTCATGTGAACATGGAGTTCGGTTGCGTTCCGGAGATCGTCGATATCGCCTGTGATGTGAAACCCGATTGGGCACTGTTAGTCCCCGAGAGCCGTGAAGAAGTGACGACCGAAGGGGGCCTGAACGTCGCAGGAGATTCGGCGAGGGCCGTTGCCGCAATCAAGCAACTGCACGACGCAGGCATCCCCGTCAGTCTGTTCCTGGATCCCGACCTGCGGCAGATCGAAAGCGCTGCGGCATTAGGCGTCGGCGCGGTGGAACTGCATACCGGTCCCTATGCCTTGGCAAAGGGAGAGGCGGCGGAGCGCGAACTGGAACGTCTGAAGCTCTGCGGGAAAGCGGTGGTCGATGCCGGGATGCGGCTGCACGCCGGGCATGGCCTAACCTACAAGAACGTTCACCCCGTAGCCGCGATCGCCAATGTCCATGAACTGAACATTGGGCATTCGATCATCGCTCGGGCGGTGATGGTCGGAATCCAAAAAGCGGTTGCCGACATGAAACACGAGATCGAAGTCGCCACGCGGGCGACGTCGCGTTGA
- a CDS encoding ABC transporter permease: MEASEQGGISEALELHELHVRVGSRTLLEPTSITLPAGKITVIVGGSGAGKSVVLRILAGLTPRHDDAIEWSGSITGSEGRPLRRVGIVFQQFALFDELSPLWNVQFAIDHRRDRSQPPEQSARQWLDELRVPTRTPVAALSGGQKQRLAIARTLAADPDVVLYDEPTSGLDAASGRQVAALIQRTQQTHGRTSIVVTHDYETLLPIADHVLLLDSERRQLVAEEPGDWKSIPDRMQPVATEPRAITTEPTLAQTLSARGRLAAVDFMDATGAAIITAIRLPWDAIPRMPRIRWGLRFLTHYLNLVAGPSAWIYLIMAGLIVGFAGTHFTFRYLPFSVYTKPLLIEDLLAAIGFALYRILVPVMATILIAARCGAAVAADVGVKRYGSQVDALQTLGVRPTAYLLVPILAAFVIGTPLLEWVGFQTAQWISMLTFAINHPQINASFWQVHFYAQLQNEDAWFAAGVSWVLLKNVACGIGIAAIAYYRGIRPKRSAGDVSESITATVLWTTLFVLLVHFVVAFLEF, from the coding sequence ATGGAAGCGAGCGAGCAAGGTGGGATTTCCGAAGCGTTGGAGCTGCACGAGCTGCACGTGCGAGTCGGATCGCGAACGCTGCTTGAACCGACATCCATCACGCTTCCGGCGGGAAAGATTACGGTCATCGTCGGTGGAAGCGGCGCGGGGAAGTCGGTCGTGCTGCGGATCCTGGCCGGGCTGACTCCGCGACACGACGACGCCATCGAGTGGTCCGGTTCGATCACCGGCAGCGAAGGTCGGCCGCTGCGGCGGGTCGGGATCGTCTTCCAACAGTTCGCATTGTTTGATGAGCTCTCGCCGCTGTGGAACGTTCAATTTGCGATCGATCACCGTCGCGATCGCTCGCAGCCGCCCGAGCAATCGGCGCGGCAATGGCTCGACGAATTGCGAGTTCCCACGCGGACGCCGGTTGCCGCACTCAGTGGCGGGCAGAAGCAACGGCTGGCGATCGCGCGTACATTGGCAGCCGATCCGGACGTGGTCCTGTATGACGAACCGACCTCGGGGCTCGACGCGGCGAGTGGTCGGCAAGTCGCCGCCCTGATCCAACGCACGCAACAAACGCATGGGCGGACCAGCATTGTCGTGACGCACGATTACGAAACGTTGCTGCCGATCGCCGATCATGTGCTTCTGCTGGATTCGGAGCGTCGGCAACTGGTGGCCGAAGAGCCTGGCGACTGGAAATCGATTCCCGATCGGATGCAACCGGTCGCGACCGAACCACGGGCCATCACGACCGAGCCAACGTTGGCGCAAACCCTGTCAGCACGCGGGCGTCTCGCGGCGGTTGATTTTATGGATGCCACCGGCGCGGCGATCATCACGGCGATACGTCTGCCATGGGACGCGATCCCGCGCATGCCGCGGATCCGTTGGGGCCTACGTTTCTTGACGCACTACTTGAATCTAGTCGCCGGTCCGTCGGCCTGGATCTATCTGATCATGGCGGGGTTGATCGTGGGTTTCGCTGGCACCCATTTTACCTTTCGTTATTTGCCTTTTTCGGTTTACACCAAACCGCTGCTGATCGAAGACCTTTTGGCGGCAATCGGGTTTGCGTTGTATCGCATTCTGGTTCCCGTGATGGCTACGATTTTGATCGCTGCCCGATGCGGCGCGGCGGTCGCGGCGGATGTGGGAGTGAAACGTTATGGTTCCCAGGTCGACGCATTGCAGACGCTGGGCGTTCGCCCCACGGCGTACCTTTTGGTGCCGATCCTGGCTGCCTTCGTGATCGGTACGCCGCTGTTGGAATGGGTTGGATTCCAAACCGCTCAGTGGATTAGCATGCTGACCTTCGCGATCAACCATCCTCAGATCAACGCTTCGTTTTGGCAGGTCCATTTTTACGCGCAACTGCAGAACGAAGATGCATGGTTCGCCGCAGGGGTATCTTGGGTGCTGCTGAAGAATGTCGCTTGTGGGATCGGAATTGCGGCGATCGCGTATTACCGTGGGATACGTCCCAAGCGAAGCGCAGGGGATGTCAGCGAATCGATCACCGCGACTGTCTTGTGGACTACATTGTTCGTATTATTAGTCCATTTCGTCGTGGCGTTTCTTGAATTCTGA
- a CDS encoding DUF58 domain-containing protein produces the protein MTATSGERLHRVKVRFTRSGYHFGFVALFTIVGAVVRDLNLLAILAGLLIGTLIIQWRFSRGTLYGLTVARQLPIEIFAGDLFPVRYRIHNLRQWLPAWYLQLDDRIVCESNRRETANGHAGLAYIGGQDEQLATFQCRIGQRGRYQLGPLKISTEFPFGLTRGSRLIDRREEFIVYPRLGRLRKGWRAWMLSDQPGLVVSRRRAGINEGDFYGLRGWQNGDSRRWIHWRTTARIGELAVRQFEQQQRQQIGLLVDLYQDTPSEESLERLIGFAATLMNEVLRNPETQVAFAISDGLVISNRNSRGLEFRRRVMNSLAMAARRPQPMLHDKLRELVGVSDTNWPLIIASTRPLNHPSLAAEDAAESVAGRLDLRWFNLADTSSEQIFMETPYED, from the coding sequence TTGACTGCAACGTCGGGAGAAAGGCTGCACCGCGTCAAAGTGCGCTTCACGCGCAGCGGTTATCACTTTGGCTTCGTGGCGTTGTTTACGATCGTCGGGGCGGTCGTTCGGGATCTGAATCTGCTTGCGATTTTGGCAGGGCTGTTGATTGGGACGCTGATCATTCAATGGCGTTTTTCACGCGGAACGCTTTACGGATTGACGGTGGCGCGGCAATTGCCGATCGAAATTTTTGCGGGCGATCTGTTTCCCGTCCGCTATCGGATCCACAATCTTCGGCAATGGTTACCCGCTTGGTACCTGCAGCTTGATGATCGAATCGTCTGTGAATCGAATCGGCGCGAAACCGCCAACGGCCATGCGGGCTTGGCGTACATCGGCGGCCAAGACGAACAACTGGCAACCTTTCAGTGCCGGATCGGTCAACGCGGCCGTTATCAATTGGGGCCGCTGAAGATCAGCACCGAGTTTCCGTTTGGCTTGACGCGGGGTTCGCGTTTGATCGACCGCCGCGAAGAATTTATCGTCTACCCACGATTGGGTCGATTGCGGAAAGGGTGGCGCGCTTGGATGCTTTCAGATCAGCCGGGGCTTGTCGTTTCCCGACGCCGCGCGGGCATCAATGAAGGAGATTTCTATGGCTTGCGAGGCTGGCAAAATGGCGACAGCCGACGGTGGATCCACTGGCGGACCACGGCCCGCATCGGCGAATTGGCAGTCCGCCAATTCGAACAACAACAGCGACAACAGATCGGCCTGTTGGTCGATTTGTATCAGGACACGCCTTCGGAGGAGAGTTTGGAACGGTTGATCGGATTCGCTGCGACGCTGATGAACGAAGTCCTCCGCAATCCAGAAACGCAGGTTGCGTTCGCGATCTCCGATGGCTTGGTGATCTCCAATCGAAACAGCCGAGGACTGGAATTTCGCCGACGCGTGATGAACAGTTTGGCGATGGCGGCTCGCCGCCCGCAACCAATGCTGCACGACAAGCTGCGTGAATTGGTGGGCGTTTCGGATACCAATTGGCCGCTGATTATCGCGAGCACGCGTCCGCTGAACCATCCATCACTCGCTGCCGAAGACGCTGCCGAGTCCGTAGCCGGGCGATTGGATCTGCGTTGGTTTAATTTAGCCGATACGTCGTCGGAGCAGATCTTTATGGAGACGCCCTATGAAGACTGA
- a CDS encoding YgiQ family radical SAM protein has product MKSLPIINGSPIRSDLLSGLPSCGSTVAERPLPMTAQEARDRGWDEIDIVFVTGDAYVDHPSFAMAILGRVLEAAGFRVGIVSQPDWQNCEDWRRFGRPRLFYAISAGNMDSMINHYTAGRKVRNDDAYSPGGRIGTRPDRATLSYCHRAREAYKGVPVIAGGVEASLRRLAHYDYWGDNVRKSILLDSKADLVAFGMGEDAIVEIARRLDKGDSVKDLRDMRGIAYVTGASETPPEDALTLPSFEDVSSDKTLFAEATRIIHNETNPLNARRLIQYHGNQAVVVNPPPLAITQDSMDRIYGLPYTRKPHPSYRQPIPAFEMIKNSITIMRGCFGGCTFCSITAHQGRVIQSRSQQSILGELNELGADPKFKGIVSDIGGPTANMYQMQCSRPEVESVCRRQSCVHPKVCKLLGTDHGPLIQLMRDSRKVPGVKKVLVASGIRMDLARLSPTYIKELAEHHVGGLLKVAPEHSDPNVLNYMRKPSGDDFEAFTEQFNKSSKKAGKKQYLVPYYIASHPGSDINAMIDLALFLKRNGYRPDQVQDFIPAPLDVATTMYYTGLDPFTKKPVFTARKLRDRKMQRALMQFFKPANYFEVRRALQESGRQDLIGEGCDCLIPSKPPHEAIVQRRKGANAAVKGEYVHTIPSPNKSKKRNKKQSRNTTSKGYRPERKETKRSQ; this is encoded by the coding sequence ATGAAATCTTTGCCAATTATCAACGGTTCTCCGATCCGTTCCGACCTGCTTTCCGGTCTCCCGTCATGTGGTTCGACCGTTGCCGAGCGACCGTTGCCGATGACGGCCCAAGAAGCCCGCGATCGTGGGTGGGACGAGATCGATATCGTGTTTGTGACCGGCGATGCCTACGTCGACCATCCCAGCTTTGCGATGGCGATTCTAGGGCGCGTGCTGGAAGCGGCAGGATTCCGCGTCGGCATCGTTAGCCAACCCGATTGGCAGAATTGTGAAGACTGGCGACGCTTCGGTCGTCCCCGCCTGTTCTACGCGATCAGCGCGGGGAACATGGACAGCATGATCAATCACTACACCGCCGGTCGGAAAGTTCGCAACGACGATGCGTACAGCCCCGGCGGACGGATCGGCACGCGTCCGGATCGGGCCACGCTGTCTTATTGTCATCGCGCTCGGGAGGCTTACAAAGGCGTGCCGGTGATCGCTGGCGGCGTCGAAGCTTCGCTGCGCCGCTTGGCCCATTACGACTACTGGGGCGACAACGTCCGTAAATCGATCCTGTTGGATTCCAAGGCGGATCTCGTCGCGTTTGGTATGGGCGAAGATGCGATCGTGGAGATTGCCCGCCGGTTGGATAAGGGGGATTCGGTGAAGGATCTGCGCGACATGCGTGGGATCGCCTATGTGACGGGAGCTTCCGAAACGCCTCCCGAAGACGCGCTCACCCTGCCGAGTTTTGAGGACGTGTCGTCGGACAAGACCTTGTTTGCCGAAGCGACGCGAATTATTCACAACGAAACCAATCCGCTAAATGCGCGGCGATTGATTCAGTATCACGGTAATCAAGCCGTGGTCGTGAACCCACCACCGCTGGCGATCACGCAAGATTCGATGGATCGGATCTACGGTCTGCCCTATACGCGGAAACCGCACCCGTCGTATCGCCAGCCGATCCCCGCGTTTGAAATGATCAAGAACTCGATCACGATCATGCGTGGTTGTTTCGGTGGATGCACGTTCTGTTCAATCACCGCCCATCAGGGGCGCGTGATTCAGTCCCGTAGCCAACAATCGATCCTGGGCGAACTGAATGAACTAGGGGCCGATCCGAAGTTCAAGGGAATCGTCAGCGATATCGGTGGTCCGACCGCCAACATGTATCAAATGCAATGTTCGCGTCCGGAAGTCGAATCGGTCTGTCGCCGCCAATCGTGCGTGCACCCCAAGGTCTGTAAATTGCTAGGGACCGACCACGGGCCATTGATCCAATTGATGCGCGACTCGCGGAAAGTACCCGGCGTGAAGAAGGTGCTGGTCGCAAGCGGGATTCGCATGGACCTGGCGCGGCTCAGCCCAACCTACATTAAGGAACTAGCCGAGCATCACGTTGGTGGGTTGTTGAAAGTCGCTCCCGAGCATTCCGATCCAAACGTGTTGAACTACATGCGAAAGCCGTCGGGGGACGATTTTGAAGCGTTCACCGAACAGTTCAACAAGTCCAGCAAGAAGGCGGGCAAGAAGCAATACCTTGTTCCGTATTACATCGCCAGTCATCCGGGCAGCGACATCAACGCGATGATCGATTTAGCGTTGTTCTTGAAACGCAATGGATACCGTCCCGACCAGGTACAGGATTTCATTCCGGCCCCGCTGGATGTCGCCACAACGATGTATTACACCGGGTTGGATCCATTCACCAAAAAGCCGGTCTTCACCGCGCGGAAGCTCCGCGATCGCAAGATGCAACGGGCGCTGATGCAGTTCTTCAAGCCCGCGAACTATTTTGAGGTCCGGCGTGCGTTGCAGGAATCTGGACGGCAGGATCTGATCGGCGAAGGCTGCGATTGCCTGATCCCCAGCAAGCCGCCCCACGAAGCGATCGTGCAACGTCGCAAAGGGGCCAATGCCGCGGTGAAGGGGGAATATGTGCATACGATCCCCAGTCCTAACAAATCGAAGAAGCGTAATAAGAAGCAGAGCCGCAATACGACCAGCAAGGGCTATCGTCCCGAACGCAAAGAAACGAAGCGTTCTCAGTAG
- the queG gene encoding tRNA epoxyqueuosine(34) reductase QueG, whose product MSEAKADFTDRLKSEATRLGFHLSGACPAVEPGGYHQLLDWIDSGKAGEMDYLDARRDAYRDPKHVMPGVQSLLVLGLPYRTAAPAETQPTEGRFARYAWGSIDYHDLVHQKLKTLKRWVLAQRPDAAVRGVVDTAPLLEREFAQLAGIGWTGKNTLLINKWQGSYFFLAALLVDFPLAYDRPHESDHCGKCRACIDACPTAAFPEPGVLDATRCISYLTIEHRSPIPRELRQPIGNWVFGCDVCQDVCPWNRRGSDAEEVGFQPLATQNPAELISLFSLTEDAFRARYRKTPLWRTRRRGLLRNAAIVLGNARTPAAINALAQGLVDPEHLVRGASAWALGQIATVAAKAVLRERRIDESDREVLAEIEAALANEPTREMPTGDADA is encoded by the coding sequence ATGTCCGAAGCCAAGGCTGACTTCACCGATCGGCTCAAGTCGGAAGCGACGCGGCTGGGCTTTCATCTGTCGGGCGCTTGCCCGGCGGTGGAACCTGGCGGCTACCATCAACTGCTGGATTGGATCGATTCGGGCAAAGCGGGCGAGATGGACTATCTGGACGCGCGGCGCGACGCGTATCGAGATCCGAAGCATGTGATGCCGGGCGTGCAGAGCTTATTGGTGCTGGGGCTCCCCTACCGGACCGCCGCGCCGGCAGAGACGCAGCCAACGGAGGGCCGTTTCGCGCGGTACGCGTGGGGATCGATCGATTACCACGATCTGGTGCATCAGAAGCTCAAGACACTCAAACGTTGGGTGCTTGCCCAGCGTCCCGACGCCGCGGTGCGGGGTGTCGTCGATACGGCCCCCTTGCTGGAGCGTGAGTTTGCGCAACTCGCCGGCATCGGCTGGACCGGCAAGAACACGCTGCTGATCAATAAGTGGCAGGGGAGCTATTTTTTCCTGGCGGCGTTGCTGGTCGACTTTCCATTGGCTTACGACCGTCCGCACGAAAGCGATCATTGCGGCAAGTGCCGGGCTTGCATAGATGCGTGCCCAACGGCCGCCTTCCCCGAACCGGGCGTTCTCGATGCGACGCGATGCATCAGTTATTTGACGATCGAACATCGATCGCCGATCCCGAGGGAACTTCGCCAGCCGATTGGGAATTGGGTCTTTGGATGCGATGTCTGCCAAGACGTTTGCCCCTGGAACCGTCGGGGCAGCGATGCCGAAGAAGTGGGCTTTCAGCCGCTGGCGACGCAGAACCCCGCCGAATTGATCTCGTTGTTTTCCTTGACCGAGGATGCCTTCCGAGCCCGCTATCGCAAGACGCCGCTGTGGCGAACGCGTCGACGCGGCCTGCTTCGAAACGCTGCGATCGTGCTGGGCAATGCGAGAACTCCCGCGGCGATCAATGCCTTGGCGCAAGGACTTGTGGATCCAGAGCATTTGGTCCGAGGAGCCTCGGCGTGGGCACTGGGACAGATCGCGACCGTGGCCGCGAAGGCGGTACTGCGTGAGCGTCGCATTGACGAATCCGACCGAGAGGTCCTGGCGGAGATCGAAGCGGCCCTGGCCAACGAGCCCACCCGCGAGATGCCGACCGGCGACGCCGACGCCTGA
- a CDS encoding PIG-L family deacetylase — protein MNADLSQYPELDVIAVGAHPDDVEIACGGTLARLVDQGYRVGIIDLTDGEPTPNSAGPEVRLKEAQAAAAALGVQVRTILDLPNRRLFDCFETRVALATEFRKHRPKLVIGFGDKTPMASPDHWQAMQITDAAIFYSRLTKWDSHFGGLPVHTIARQLYFRLAVEPDHLSGCLSHLTVDISSTLQRKIDAVACYETQFGHKPQIMQRVAAAAQITGFAAGVAAGEVFASPKSIAVDDLLKTAVL, from the coding sequence ATGAATGCTGATCTTTCGCAGTACCCCGAACTGGACGTGATCGCTGTCGGGGCACACCCCGATGATGTGGAAATCGCTTGTGGCGGGACGTTGGCGCGGTTGGTCGATCAAGGTTACCGCGTGGGGATCATCGATCTGACCGATGGGGAGCCGACGCCCAATTCCGCAGGGCCCGAGGTGCGATTGAAAGAAGCTCAGGCAGCTGCGGCAGCACTGGGCGTTCAGGTGCGAACCATTCTGGACCTGCCCAATCGTCGGCTGTTCGATTGTTTTGAAACTCGCGTGGCGTTGGCGACTGAGTTCCGAAAGCATCGTCCTAAACTGGTGATTGGTTTTGGCGATAAGACCCCCATGGCATCCCCCGACCATTGGCAAGCGATGCAGATCACCGATGCGGCCATCTTTTACAGCCGCTTGACTAAATGGGATAGCCATTTTGGTGGACTTCCCGTCCACACGATCGCCCGCCAACTCTATTTTCGGTTGGCAGTGGAGCCCGACCACCTCAGCGGTTGCTTGTCGCATTTGACGGTGGATATCAGTAGTACCTTGCAGCGGAAGATCGATGCGGTTGCTTGCTACGAAACGCAATTTGGCCACAAGCCGCAAATCATGCAGCGCGTCGCCGCGGCGGCGCAAATCACCGGCTTTGCCGCCGGGGTGGCAGCTGGGGAGGTCTTTGCGTCCCCCAAGTCGATCGCCGTCGACGACCTATTAAAGACAGCTGTCTTGTAG